A section of the Triticum dicoccoides isolate Atlit2015 ecotype Zavitan chromosome 7A, WEW_v2.0, whole genome shotgun sequence genome encodes:
- the LOC119332788 gene encoding 3-ketoacyl-CoA synthase 6-like produces the protein MSLRSHLKRLNLLYNRTAYNLVLPIVTTTTLGASALKKVAPWLTAALGIVPQPSVICPIHILFVVVLLIIMATVYLSLHRRAVYLVDYACFRPSSNLRLTKATFLEHARLSPLFDDSTVNFIATILERSGMSDHTCAPPVHHYIHPYCGLDEARAEVELVVFSVIDDLMAKTHINCGAIGALITNCGAFSPVPSMADMIVNRYKLRGDLRVINLSGMACSAAVTSVGLASNMLQVMPWGSHVLVVSTETIGPSYYGGNKRSMQLVNILFRIGGAAKLLSTSRSMARFRLGHFTRTITAANNVAYQCVYQEEDEKGNLGIALSKDLMDVAKDALKANIMTTGPLVLPASELLKILFFYVAKKVLRWRTIRPYIPNFSVAFEHFCIHVGGPAVITSVQHGLNLSDKHVEPSKMTLHRFGNQSTSSVWYELSYIEAKGWMKKGNRVWMIGFGAGYECNTVGWVCIQPSSGMDGPWVSCIHHYPVDVSKNG, from the coding sequence ATGAGTTTGCGGTCTCATCTCAAGCGCCTCAACTTGTTGTACAATCGCACTGCCTACAACCTCGTCCTTCCAATTGTTACCACAACCACACTCGGAGCTAGCGCCCTAAAAAAAGTTGCACCATGGCTTACCGCTGCGCTCGGCATTGTGCCCCAACCTAGTGTTATTTGTCCTATCCATATACTCTTTGTCGTTGTTCTACTGATCATCATGGCTACCGTCTACCTTTCACTCCATCGTAGAGCTGTATACCTTGTTGACTATGCTTGCTTTCGGCCAAGCTCCAACTTAAGATTAACAAAGGCAACATTCCTCGAGCATGCACGTCTCTCACCTTTGTTCGATGATTCTACAGTTAACTTCATTGctactattcttgagcgctcgggCATGAGCGATCATACATGTGCCCCACCTGTGCATCATTATATACATCCGTATTGTGGGCTTGATGAAGCACGCGCCGAAGTAGAGTTGGTCGTCTTCTCTGTCATCGATGACCTTATGGCTAAGACACACATCAACTGCGGTGCGATTGGTGCTCTTATCACGAACTGCGGTGCATTTAGCCCGGTACCATCCATGGCTGACATGATTGTGAACAGATACAAGTTGCGAGGTGATCTTCGTGTCATCAACCTCTCTGGGATGGCGTGCTCTGCAGCGGTGACCTCAGTGGGGCTCGCAAGCAACATGTTGCAGGTCATGCCTTGGGGGTCGCATGTGTTGGTGGTGTCGACGGAGACCATTGGGCCATCTTACTATGGAGGAAATAAGCGCTCCATGCAGTTGGTTAACATCTTGTTCCGCATAGGCGGTGCTGCAAAGTTGTTGTCGACTTCCAGATCCATGGCTCGGTTTCGGCTTGGGCATTTCACGCGGACGATCACAGCGGCAAACAACGTTGCTTACCAGTGTGTTTATCAAGAGGAAGATGAGAAGGGCAACCTAGGGATTGCTCTCTCTAAAGATCTTATGGATGTCGCTAAGGATGCACTCAAGGCCAATATAATGACAACCGGGCCTCTTGTCCTACCGGCATCAGAGCTTCTCAAGATTTTGTTCTTCTATGTGGCGAAAAAAGTGCTCCGTTGGAGGACGATCAGGCCATACATCCCTAACTTTTCCGTTGCATTTGAGCATTTCTGCATCCATGTTGGTGGACCAGCAGTTATCACCTCAGTACAACATGGTCTTAATCTATCAGACAAGCATGTTGAGCCATCAAAGATGACTCTGCATCGTTTTGGAAACCAGTCGACCTCATCGGTGTGGTATGAGTTATCATACATCGAGGCCAAAGGCTGGATGAAAAAGGGAAACAGGGTGTGGATGATCGGATTTGGTGCAGGGTACGAGTGCAACACTGTTGGGTGGGTGTGTATACAACCATCTTCAGGTATGGATGGACCCTGGGTTAGCTGCATCCATCATTACCCGGTGGACGTCTCCAAGAATGGTTAA